The following nucleotide sequence is from Anaerococcus sp. Marseille-Q7828.
GTAATAGATTTCCGTTCCCACAATATAGATAGCGATATGAAACAATCTTTTCTAAATCTCAAAGAGAAGAACAAGGATACTGAAATTATATATATTTATTGTAATGATAGTGTGCTTTTGACTAGATATAATGAACATCGCAGACCTCATCCACTGGGTGAATATGGTAATGTAGCAGATGGTATAGAAAAGGAAAAAGAACTCTTAAAAGAAATAAGGCAAATATCTGATAGATTCATAGATACCAGTAATTATAATGCAAAAGAACTTAAGAAAGTTATAGAAGACTCCGCATCTAACGAGAACAATATGATAATAAATCTCTTATCATTTGGCTACAAGTATGGGGTTAGCGAGGACTTTGACTTTGTCTTTGACGTAAGATTTTTGCCAAATCCATTTTATATTGATGAGCTTAAGCCGCTTAATGGAACTGATGAAAAGCTTAAGGCTTATTTGGACCAATTTCCTATAATTGATGAGTTTTTGGATGATACTTATAAGTTATTAACAAAACTAATTCCAGAGTTTAAGAACCAAGGCAAAAATACCCTTACCATTGCAATTGGATGCACAGGGGGCAAGCACAGGTCAGTTTACATTGCCCAAGCTTTGTATGAAAAAATGAAAGATGATGACTATATATTAATTATGAAACACAGAGAAAAGGATAGGTGGTAAAATGCAATATTACAAAAGACTACCCTTAGAAGATGTAAAAAATGCTAGGGAACTTGGTGGAGTACCAACCATGGATGGCAAAGTCACCAAGTGGGGCAAATTTTTGAGGACAGCAACCCTCGATGATATAAAAATTGATGATATTAAAACATTAAAAGACTACGGAGTAGAATCTATAATTGACCTAAGAAGAGCAGGAGAGATTCCCTTTGATAGCAAGTCACATGAGCTGATCAAAGAAAACTTCAACTACAATCATATTTCTCTAGCTCCATCTGAAGAATTTCGCAAGGAAGAAATACAACAAATTATCAATAAAGAAGTATCTATTGGTTCTACTTATAGAAATCTTATAGACAATTATCCTAAGATTAAAGAGATTATGGAAGTATTTGCAGCAACCGATGGCATAAGTCTATTTCACTGCCAAGAAGGCAAGGATAGAACAGGCATTATTTCCATGATTTTGATGGGTCTTGCCAATGTTGGTAGATCTGATATTATTGCAGATTATGAAGTTTCATCAGCCTACCTTGGATATATAGAAAGATATGATGAAAATGAACCATATTCTGTATTTAGGATTACCAACCCATATTATATGAAAGAAGCTTATGAATACGTAGCACGTAAGTACGATTCTTTTGAAGAATACCTAGCTTATGCGGGAGTAGACGAAAATACTATTAATAAGGTTAAGAAGAAATTATTAGACTAGGTGGCCAAAATGTCTTTTTCAAAAAGATGTAAAAAAGAAGTTTTAAAAAAAGATCCTATAGATGCTCATGCTGAACTACTTACATTTTTTCAGTATATTTCTAGTATAAGAATTTCAAATGCTAGTTATCAGGTGATTTTTAAGACTTATTCAAATACCATAGCAAGATATATCTACAATCTAATCAAAAAAGTATACGATTATTCGCCAATCTTTGAGATAAAAGATATGGATAAGGATAGGTTGTTTTCAGTAATCGTCGAAGATGAATCCCTTTCAGAAGAACTCATGGATGCTTCTAATGAGTTTTTTATAAATAAGGATTCTTATTTGGAAGATGTATCCCTTGATGATATAAAGTCATATCTTAAAATTGCCTTTGTGTTGAAAGGATCAGTAAACGACCCTCAAAGAGGCTATAATCTTGAGCTTTCAACAAATTCTATTGAAGAATCTATACTAACAAAAGAATCTATGGACATCTTTGACCTAAAGCCTAAAATTAACGACAAGGGAGAAATCAAAGTAGTATATCTAAAAGATTCAGATAAGATTTCTGACTTTTTGGCTATAATTGGTGCCAATAAGTCCTTGTTTGAGCTTGAAGATGTTAGAGCCATGAAGTCAATTAGAAACAACATCAATAGGCAAACTAATTTTGATAAGGCCAACATTGACAGAACTGTGAATGCATCACTAAAGCAAGTAGATGCCATAAAGGCTATATTTAAAGCTGGTATGATGGATGTTTTGTCAGCTGAGATGAAAGAATTGGCTGAGCTTAGACTAGTAAATCCCTATACTTCTATAGAAGAATTGGGACAAATGTTAGATCCGCCTATGAGCAAGTCCAAGGTTAATTATAGGTTACAGAAATTTATTAAGATGGCTGAAGATTTGTGAAAACAAGTCTTTTTTAATTAAGGATTAAGTATGGAAAATAAATTTACTCACCTACATGTGCATACAGAATATTCACTATTAGATGGATTTTCTAGGATAAATCAACTACTTGATAGGTGTCAAGAATTGAATATGGATTCTATTGCCATAACAGACCACGGGCAGATGTATGGGGTCATAGAATTTTATAAGGCAGCCAAGGCTAGAAATATCAAGCCAATAATAGGTTGTGAAGTCTATATATCAGAAGATGATCATCTTAAAAAAGATCCTAGCAATAAGCGCTACTACCATTTGATTTTGCTTGCCAAAAACAAAGAGGGCTATAAGAATTTACTAAAAATAGTATCTGAAGCCTATGTAAATGGATTTTATTACAAGCCAAGGATTGACTTTGACTTTATAAAAAATCACAAGGATGGGCTCATCGCCCTAAGTGCTTGCCTAAATGGCGAAGTAAATCAGAGAATTTTAGAAAATGATATCAAAAAGTCCTATGAAACAGCCCAAAAATACAAGGACTTATTTGGCAAAGATAATTATTACTTGGAGCTGCAAAACCATGGTCTAAGGGAACAAAGGCAGGTTAATGAAGTTTTAGACAAAATACACAAAGACTTGGACATAGAACTTGTTGCCACTAACGATGTGCATTACATAAACAAGGAAGATGCTTATTACCAAGACGTACTCTTGTGTGTGCAGACAGGTTCTTTGATCAAGGATGAAGATAGGATGAAAATGCCTGCCGATGAGTTTTATCTAAAAAGTTACGACGAAATGCAGGCGATTTTTAAAGACTATGATAGGGCATTAGCAAATACCCAAAAGATTGCAGATATGTGTAATCTAGAAATTGAATTTCACAATCCTCACCTTCCATACTTTAGCAAATTACCAGAGAATACTACAAACCTTGAGTATTTGACCGATTTGGTTGACCAAGGCTTGGCAAAAAAGTATGAAAATGTGACTGAAGAAATTAGATCACGTGCCCAAAAAGAGATTACCGTAATCAACAATATGGGTTATATAGATTACTTTTTGATAGTATGGGACTTTGTAAAATATGCCAAAGACCATGACATAGCAGTAGGGCCAGGCCGTGGTTCGGCAGCAGGCTCCATTGTCTCCTATGCCTTAGACATCACCCAAATAGATCCGATTAAATACCATTTAATCTTTGAGCGTTTTCTAAACCCCGAAAGGGTATCTATGCCAGATATAGACATAGACTTCGACTACGTCAGACGTGACGAAGTAGTAGAATATGTAAACGAACTTTATGGCAGGGACCACGTATCTCAAATTGTAACTTTTGGTAGGATGCAGGCTAGAAATGCCATAAGAGATGTGGGAAGAGTCCTTGATATTTCTTATGGCAAGGTTGATAGGATAGCGAAATTAGTTCCACAGGTGATTAATATGACCCTCGATAGGGCCCTTGAGGAATCGGATAAGTTCAGGGAAGCCTATCAAAATGATGCAGAAAGCAAGAGACTTATCGACACTGCAAGAAAACTAGAAGCTCTTCCTCGTCACACTTCAATACATGCGGCTGGAGTTGTAATGAGCAAGGAAATCTTGACAGACATAGTACCTTTGGCCTTATCAAATGATCTTGTAGTCACCCAATACAATATGACTGAAATAGAAGAGCTGGGTCTACTAAAGATGGATTTTTTGGGACTTAGAAACCTTACAGTTATCAAGGATACCATAAAGGATGTCAAAAAAAACCGTGGCATAGAAATTGATATAGAACAGATAGATGAAAATGATCCAAATGTCATAAAACAGTTTAATAAGGCTAAAACCATAGGCTTATTCCAATTTGAGTCTGCTGGAATGAGAAATTTCCTTAAAAACTTAAAGCCGACAGTTTTTGATGATCTTATAGCAGCAAACTCATTATTTAGGCCAGGGCCAATGGATGAAATACCAACCTACATCCACAACAAAAACAATCCTGAAGACATAACATATATTGATGAGAAATTAAAGCCAATACTTGGAGTGACTTATGGAATCATAGTTTACCAAGAGCAGGTAATGCAAATAGTTCAACAGCTTGGAGGTTTTTCTCTAGGAGAGGCTGACAATCTAAGACGTGCTATGAGTAAGAAAAAAATGGATGTCATGGAAGCCAATAGAGAAGTATTTGTCCATGGCAAGGTCGATGAAGATGGCAATGTCTTAGTACCAGGATGTATCAGAAATGGCGTAAGCGAGAAAAATGCAAATATAATTTATGATGAAATGATATCTTTTGCCAAGTACGCCTTTAACAAATCTCACTCAGCAGCATATTCATTGGTTGCTATACAAACAGCATATTTGAAACACTATTTCCCAGAAGAATATATGGCCAATCTCATATCATCTGTCATGGACAATACATCTAAGCTATATGCTTATATAAGCGAAACCAAATCAATGGGAATTGATCTGATAGCCCCAGATGTCAACATTTCCTACGAAAATTTCCATGCAAAAGATGGGAAAATAATCTTTGGCCTTTCAGCTATAAAAAATCTAGGAATAAACTTTATAAATGCAATTGTAGGTAGTCGTAATGAGGGAGAGAAATTTTCAAATTTCAAAGATTTCTTAGAACGAGTTGAGGCCTACGACTCAAGAGCTCTTAACAAAAAAGGTCTTGAGTCACTTATAAAGGCTGGTGCTTTTGATTCTATGGGATATATGAGAAGTAGGCTTATGGCTGTCTATGAGTCAGCTATGACCAATGTTCATGAGGGTCAAAAGATAAATGTCAAGGGCCAAATGAACCTTCTAGACTTTGCCGATGATTCAGCTACCAAGTCAACAGATGATATCAATATGCCAGAAATCAACGAATATCCCAAAAAAGTCAAGTTATCTTTGGAAAAAGATGTACTAGGTTTTTATATATCTGACCATCCTTTAAGTGATGCTAGCGATAGGCTATCAAAGCTAGTAAATTTCAAGACTTCATTCAAAGAAGAACTGACAGACTTAGAGATCCAGAGATTGGACAACAAATATGTTACAATGGCTGGAATTATTACTGGAAAATCTGAGATAATGACTAAGTCAAGGACTCTTATGTCCTTTGCAAGCTTGGAAGATATGTACGGTACAATTGAAATGGTTATTTTCCCAGAGACATACAGAAAATATAGGAATTTGATCGAAGAAGATAATGTAGTCCTAGTAAAGGGTAAATTACAAGTAGATGAAAATGATGTGAAATTACTTACATCAGAATTTATAGACATCGAAAGTTTGAATCTTGATATTTTATACCTGAAAACTGAATATAACAGGTATAATGATTTAAGGAGGATATTACAAGAATCCCAGGGAGACACCCCTGTTGTGATATATTTTGCGGATAAGAATAAATCAGTCAAACTTGACCAGAAACTTTGGATTAATATTAATGATAATTTAATGGAAAAACTGTATAATTTTCTTGGATTTGAAAATATTATATTAGATGGAGGAGAATTATGAAAACTATAGGAATTTTAACAAGTGGTGGCGATGCACCAGGTATGAACTCTGCCATTAGGGCTGCAGTTCGTACAGCATTAAGTAGTGGAATGAGAGTAAAGGGTATCAGAAATGGATACGATGGCTTGATGAAAGGTGATATCTATGAGATGAATGTATCATCTGTTGCAGATATCATACATAAGGGTGGTACTATACTTGGTACTGCAAGAAGCCTAGAATTTAAAGGTAAGAAGGGACAAGAAAGAGGTGCCCAAATCCTAAGAGATTATGGTATAGGGGGCCTTATTGTAATCGGTGGTGATGGTTCCTTCCAAGGAGCAAAGGCTCTTTCAGATCTTGGTATCAAAACTGTAGGAATCCCAGGAACCATAGATAATGATATGGGATACACAGACTTTACAATTGGATTTTTTACAGCAATTGAGACAGTATCTGATGCTGTAGGCAAACTTCGTGATACATCAAGTTCTCACGGTAGGGCTGTTGTAATAGAAGTAATGGGCAGAAATTGTGGAGACTTGGCACTATTTTCTGGCCTTGCTGGTGGTGCAGAATCTATCATAGTACCTGAACACGAATTTTCAATAGATGAAATCATAGAAAAAATGGAACACGGTAAGGCTAGAGGCAAGCTCCACCATCTTATAACCCTAGCAGAGGGAGTTGGAGATCCATACTCTGTAGCAAATGAACTAGAAGAAAAGACTGGAATTGAAACAAAGGTTACAGTCTTAGGTCACGTGCAAAGAGGTGGTTCACCATCAACAGTTGATAGACTACTAGGTTCAACAATGGGAGCTCACGCAGTAGAACTTTTACAAGAAGAGAAAACAGGACTAGCTATTGGATATGCTAATGGTAAACTAATTGAAGTTAGCATTGATGAAGCAGTAAATTCTAAGTCACAGTTTAACGAGAAGCTATACGCATTAG
It contains:
- the rapZ gene encoding RNase adapter RapZ — encoded protein: MKLKIITGLSGSGKTTALRAYEDMGYYAMDNSPAYLIEKFIELNETQANPIEKMAVVIDFRSHNIDSDMKQSFLNLKEKNKDTEIIYIYCNDSVLLTRYNEHRRPHPLGEYGNVADGIEKEKELLKEIRQISDRFIDTSNYNAKELKKVIEDSASNENNMIINLLSFGYKYGVSEDFDFVFDVRFLPNPFYIDELKPLNGTDEKLKAYLDQFPIIDEFLDDTYKLLTKLIPEFKNQGKNTLTIAIGCTGGKHRSVYIAQALYEKMKDDDYILIMKHREKDRW
- a CDS encoding tyrosine-protein phosphatase, which translates into the protein MQYYKRLPLEDVKNARELGGVPTMDGKVTKWGKFLRTATLDDIKIDDIKTLKDYGVESIIDLRRAGEIPFDSKSHELIKENFNYNHISLAPSEEFRKEEIQQIINKEVSIGSTYRNLIDNYPKIKEIMEVFAATDGISLFHCQEGKDRTGIISMILMGLANVGRSDIIADYEVSSAYLGYIERYDENEPYSVFRITNPYYMKEAYEYVARKYDSFEEYLAYAGVDENTINKVKKKLLD
- the whiA gene encoding DNA-binding protein WhiA produces the protein MSFSKRCKKEVLKKDPIDAHAELLTFFQYISSIRISNASYQVIFKTYSNTIARYIYNLIKKVYDYSPIFEIKDMDKDRLFSVIVEDESLSEELMDASNEFFINKDSYLEDVSLDDIKSYLKIAFVLKGSVNDPQRGYNLELSTNSIEESILTKESMDIFDLKPKINDKGEIKVVYLKDSDKISDFLAIIGANKSLFELEDVRAMKSIRNNINRQTNFDKANIDRTVNASLKQVDAIKAIFKAGMMDVLSAEMKELAELRLVNPYTSIEELGQMLDPPMSKSKVNYRLQKFIKMAEDL
- a CDS encoding DNA polymerase III subunit alpha, yielding MENKFTHLHVHTEYSLLDGFSRINQLLDRCQELNMDSIAITDHGQMYGVIEFYKAAKARNIKPIIGCEVYISEDDHLKKDPSNKRYYHLILLAKNKEGYKNLLKIVSEAYVNGFYYKPRIDFDFIKNHKDGLIALSACLNGEVNQRILENDIKKSYETAQKYKDLFGKDNYYLELQNHGLREQRQVNEVLDKIHKDLDIELVATNDVHYINKEDAYYQDVLLCVQTGSLIKDEDRMKMPADEFYLKSYDEMQAIFKDYDRALANTQKIADMCNLEIEFHNPHLPYFSKLPENTTNLEYLTDLVDQGLAKKYENVTEEIRSRAQKEITVINNMGYIDYFLIVWDFVKYAKDHDIAVGPGRGSAAGSIVSYALDITQIDPIKYHLIFERFLNPERVSMPDIDIDFDYVRRDEVVEYVNELYGRDHVSQIVTFGRMQARNAIRDVGRVLDISYGKVDRIAKLVPQVINMTLDRALEESDKFREAYQNDAESKRLIDTARKLEALPRHTSIHAAGVVMSKEILTDIVPLALSNDLVVTQYNMTEIEELGLLKMDFLGLRNLTVIKDTIKDVKKNRGIEIDIEQIDENDPNVIKQFNKAKTIGLFQFESAGMRNFLKNLKPTVFDDLIAANSLFRPGPMDEIPTYIHNKNNPEDITYIDEKLKPILGVTYGIIVYQEQVMQIVQQLGGFSLGEADNLRRAMSKKKMDVMEANREVFVHGKVDEDGNVLVPGCIRNGVSEKNANIIYDEMISFAKYAFNKSHSAAYSLVAIQTAYLKHYFPEEYMANLISSVMDNTSKLYAYISETKSMGIDLIAPDVNISYENFHAKDGKIIFGLSAIKNLGINFINAIVGSRNEGEKFSNFKDFLERVEAYDSRALNKKGLESLIKAGAFDSMGYMRSRLMAVYESAMTNVHEGQKINVKGQMNLLDFADDSATKSTDDINMPEINEYPKKVKLSLEKDVLGFYISDHPLSDASDRLSKLVNFKTSFKEELTDLEIQRLDNKYVTMAGIITGKSEIMTKSRTLMSFASLEDMYGTIEMVIFPETYRKYRNLIEEDNVVLVKGKLQVDENDVKLLTSEFIDIESLNLDILYLKTEYNRYNDLRRILQESQGDTPVVIYFADKNKSVKLDQKLWININDNLMEKLYNFLGFENIILDGGEL
- the pfkA gene encoding 6-phosphofructokinase, translating into MKTIGILTSGGDAPGMNSAIRAAVRTALSSGMRVKGIRNGYDGLMKGDIYEMNVSSVADIIHKGGTILGTARSLEFKGKKGQERGAQILRDYGIGGLIVIGGDGSFQGAKALSDLGIKTVGIPGTIDNDMGYTDFTIGFFTAIETVSDAVGKLRDTSSSHGRAVVIEVMGRNCGDLALFSGLAGGAESIIVPEHEFSIDEIIEKMEHGKARGKLHHLITLAEGVGDPYSVANELEEKTGIETKVTVLGHVQRGGSPSTVDRLLGSTMGAHAVELLQEEKTGLAIGYANGKLIEVSIDEAVNSKSQFNEKLYALANNLSR